The Mucilaginibacter sp. PAMB04168 genome contains the following window.
TATCAAGTACATTGACTATAAAGACGCTAACTTTTTATTAAAGTTCATTAACGATCAGGGTAAAGTATTACCACGTCGCTTAACTGGTACTTCATTGAAATTTCAGCGTAAAGTGGCCCAGGCTGTTAAACGTGCCCGTCACATTGGTTTATTACCTTACGTTACTGACTCGTTAAAATAATATAGGAGGTTAACAAAATGGACATTATTTTAAAACAAGACGTTAAAAACCTCGGCGAGAAAGACGAAGTGGTTAAAGTTAAAGCCGGTTACGGTCGTAACTTTTTAATCCCAAAAGGTTTTGGTATCCTGGCTACCGAATCAGCACGCAAAGTTTTAGCTGAAAACTTGAAACAAGCTCAGTTTAAACAAGACAAAATCCGTAAGGATGCTGATGAAGTTGCTGCACGTTTAGAAGGCGTTAAATTAACTATCGGTGCTAAAGCCGGTGAAAGCGGTAAAATCTTTGGAGCTATCAACACTATCCAGGTTGCTGATGCCCTTAAAAAACAAGGTTTTGAGGTTGACCGTCGTCGCATTACTTTTAACGAGGATCCTAAATTTGTTGGTGAGTACACCGCAATCTTAAACCTGCACAAAGAGGTTAAAGTTCAGGTACCTTTCGAAGTAGTAGCTGAGTAATTTTGATTTCAGCATCCGGAATGTCAATTTCGGATTTGAGAACATTATAATATTGAAAAGGTGTTTAGTTTAGGCTAAACACCTTTTTTATTTACTTTTATGGCATGATTAAAAGAGGCATTGGCAAGCTGATCTGGCGCTTTGTTAGGCTGTTTGTTATCGCATTTATAGGCATTTCGTTTTTATGGGTACTGCTGTACCGCTTTGTCAATCCGCCGGTAACCTGGCTCATGATGAGCAGGGGCTTTGAACGCAAAGCTGCCGGAAAGACCTGGAAAATTGACAAAGAATGGAAAGACTTTGACGAAATTTCCATAAACATGAAGAAAGCTGCTATAGCCGGCGAGGATCAGTCTTTTCTGGAACATAATGGCTTTGATTTTAAAGCCATTGAACGAGCAATCGCCAAGAACCAAAAGAGTAAAAAGGTTATTGGTGGCAGTACTATTTCTCAGCAAACGGCCAAAAACGTCTTTTTATGGTCAGGCCGTTCTTACATCCGTAAGGCATTCGAAGCATATTTTACCATGCTTATGGAATTGTTGTGGAGCAAACAACGCATTATGGAGGTGTACTTGAATGTTATTGAAATGGGCGATGGCATTTATGGTGCTGAGGCCGCAGCACAAAACTATTTCCATAAACCTGCAGCTAATCTTACCCGGCGCGAAGCGGCGGCTATTGCGGCTATCTTTCCCAGTCCGTTAAAAAGATCGGCTACCAATCCTACCCGTTTTATCAGGCACCGTCGCTATCTCATCATGAAAAACATGCGCAGGTTAGGTCCGCTTGATTTTTAATGTTGTTGTCTTTTATTTTCGGAATTTAAAGAATTGCTATCATGAACAATTGTGAGAGCTCTTGCCTGATACATATCTTGCTCCGGTATAACGCCTCTCATAATTGTTTTAGAAGACCAAACATCCTTCTCTTCTGCTTAATTGATTACCAAACTTCATCAGGCATAAAAATCTACAACTTCTATCCCACCATTCGCCCCTTAAATTCTGCCATTCACCGAAAATAGTTTCCTATGCCACGTCTTGAACCTTACTTTTAGGGCATGGCAACACAACCTATCATTTCAGTTAACAATCTGGTAAAGCAGTACGCTGATTTTACAGCCGTTAAGGGCATTAGCTTTGAAGTATACGAAGGCGAGATCTTTGGTCTGCTGGGCCCCAATGGCGCAGGCAAAACCACTACGCTCGAAATTATTGAAACGCTTCGCTCCAAAACATCCGGCGAGGTAAGCGTTGATGGTTTTTCGATCGATAAGCAAGCCAACCAAATTAAACAGCGCATTGGCGTTCAGCTACAAGCGGCAGGATATTACCCAGGCCTCAATTTAACCGAACTGCTGGAGCTATTTGCAGGTCTGTATGGCAACCACATTAACCCCATGGATATGCTGGCTAAAGTTGCCCTGACTGATAAGGCGAAAGCCAAGTACAAAGACCTTTCGGGCGGACAAAAACAGCGTTTTTCTATTGCCACCACCCTAATTAACAACCCCCGCATTATTTTTTTGGATGAGCCTACAACCGGCCTCGATCCGCAGGCACGCCGCAATCTGTGGGAACTTATTCGTGAAATACGCAATGCCAGAACCACAGTAGTAATTACTACCCACTACATGGACGAAGCTGAGGAGCTTTGTGACCGGGTAGCCTTTATTGATGGTGGCCGTGTAATAGGCATTAACACCCCCGACAGCTTTATTGATGAATTGGTAGCCACCGGTTTTGAACGCAAGAAAACTGTTAAGCAAGCTAACCTGGAAGATGTGTTCATTAACCTTACGGGAAAGGAATGGAGGGAGTAATTGAATTGCTTGTCAGCTTACCGCTATCAGCTTTTCCCTACTCTTACAATCCATTAAAACAAATAAACCACCGAACAAATCAACCCTAATCACATGAACAATTATAGTAATACCCGTGCAACGTTAGCCATAACTAAAGCCAGTTTACGATCTATATTCCGCAGTCCATCGGCTGTAGTTTTCAGCCTGCTGTTTCCGCTTATTTTTATTGTCATCTTCGCTAATGTGGGTGGCGGGGCAGTAAGTGTGGATGTAGGCGTTGCAAAAGGCTGTGATACCACTAATTTCGTTTATCTCGCTTTAAAGCAAAGCAAAATCATTAACCTTATACATAACCAGGATGAGGCTAATATGCTTAAAAATCTAAAAAAAGGCAGTATAGATGCCGTAATTAACATCAAGGTAAATGGTTCCTTCACTATATACCCGCCGCTCTCTGCCTTGCCACAAGCACCAATAGCAGCAAACCGATCACCTTTTGAGGTTAGCACACAGTACAGTGCTGCATCGCCCGATAAAGTCAACATTCTTAAGTCGGTATTAAACAGTACTATTTATCAAATTAATACGTTTGCGCTTAGTGGCATGCCTAAAATAGTTAAACTGCAAGAAACTGTTGTAAAAGGCCGCGAGTACAAGTACATCGACTTTATTCTACCCGGTCAGCTTGGCTTCTCCTTGCTTAACATCGGTGTATTCGGCACCGCCTTTGTGTTCCTGAGCCTGCGCCAAACACTGGTTATAAAACGCTTTTTTGCTACACCTGTACAAAGGTATAGCATTGTGCTGGGTGAGATGCTTGCCCGGGTGGCTTTTGCTTTACTCGGCGCAATTGTAATTATTGGCATAGGCCATTACGCGTTTGGCTTTACGCTGGTACACGGTGCCGTCACTGTTTTAAATATGTTGTTGCTCGCTTTTATTGGACTGGTCATATTTATGGGTTTTGGCTTTATCATATCAGGCTTGGCCAAAAACGAAACAAGTGTGCCGCCGCTTTCAAACATTATTACACTACCGCAATTTCTATTATCAGGCACGTTCTTCTCCACTTCTGCATTTCCAACATGGCTGCAACCTGTTAGCAATGCATTGCCCCTAACCCACTTAAACAACGCAATGCGTAAAATAGCGTTTGAAGGCGCCGGTTTAGGAGACGTTACACACCAGTTGCTTATACTATTTATATGGGGAATAGTCATCTATGCAGTAGCTGTAAAATCTTTCAAATGGGAATAACAATAAATTAACATAAAGTTTAAACTACCCTTATATTTGTGTGCTTGTTAATATTAGCTTAACAAGCGCGCTTTATGTTAAGACAGATATTCATTACTTTAATAGTCATAATTACAGCGGTTAAAACCTATGGACAGGGAACTAATCATGGGTTAGGCAGTTGGAATATCATAACAATTAATCTTCCGGGTAATACCAAACACCGGATTGGCGGCTATTTTGAAGCTCAAAACCGTAACTACGGGGTTGTGAGCAACTTTTATTACCATGAGGAGAAACTGGGCGTAAGCTATAATTTAGACGATAACAGCTTTTTTTTAATAGGCGGAGGCCGCTATACCACCTATGGCTTTGATGCAGTAGATGAAGGTCCATCAGCCACCGAAAACCGCTTATGGGAGCAATTTACTTACAACCACTACATAAGCCGCATCAAAATGGAACATCGCTACCGTATTGAGCAGCGCTGGGTAAATTCCGCATATCGCAACCGATTCCGTTACCGGCTCAACGTTTTTATACCTATCAATAAACCGGCGCTTGATCCACATACATTCTTTGCAGCCGCTTTTGGCGAAGTTTTTTTTAACAACAACCAACCTAATTTAGAAAGGAACCGCTTTACTCCCTCGCTCGGATATAAATTTAGTAAAGAATTCTCGTTTCAGGCTGGCTACATCAATCAGCGTGATTATGATTTAGCTTCAAGCGCTGATAAGAATTACCTTATCTTAACTGCCACTTATAACATACTGCGCAAGTAGTCAGGAACAAGATGCCCCGTTAAAACGTTATTTTTATTTATTTGCAAGGCTACGCAGGTAGCATACTAAGTTATTGTAAACAAAACACTAAGTATTCAATTTTTACACTTTGAATATCATTTTTTGCCCTTATCTTAGCGCGCAAATAATTGTATACCCATACACTTACCAAAAAATTATAATAGCATTATGAGCTTAATTATTAATGTACATGCCCGCCAGATACTCGACTCGCGCGGTAACCCAACTGTTGAAGTTGAAGTTTTAACCGAGAACGGCGCTCTAGGTCGTGCTGCTGTACCATCGGGCGCGTCAACAGGTGCTCACGAAGCGGTTGAACTGCGTGATAACGACAAAAACAAATACATGGGCAAAGGCGTATTACAAGCTGTAGCTAATGTAAATGACAAACTGGCTAAAGAGTTACAAGGCATGGACGTTTTTGAGCAAAATGCCATTGATAAAGTAATGCTTGAAATAGACGGCACCGCTAATAAAGGCAACTTAGGCGCAAACGCCATCCTGGGTGTATCATTAGCCGTTGCTAAAGCTGCTGCACAAGAAAGCCGCCAGCCTTTATACCGTTACATTGGGGGCGTTAATGCTAACACGCTGCCTATCCCTATGATGAACATCGTTAACGGTGGTTCACACTCTGATGCACCTATCGCATTTCAGGAGTTTATGATTATGCCAGTGGGCGCTCCTTCTTTCTCTGAGGCCTTACGTTGGGGAACTGAGGTATTTCATAACCTGAAAAAGATTTTGCACGACCGCGGCCTGTCAACCGCTGTAGGTGATGAAGGCGGCTTTGCCCCGACCTTTGAAGGCACCGAGGATGGTGTTGAAACCATTTTAAAAGCTATAGAAAAAGCAGGCTACAAAGCTGGCGAAGAGATTTTTTTGGCGTTTGATTGTGCTGCATCTGAATTTTATGTAGACGGCAAATATGACTACACTAAGTTTGAAGGCGAAAAAGGTGCTATCCGTACCAGCGCTGAGCAGGTTGAATACCTGGCCCAGTTAGCCGAAAAATATCCGATCATTTCTATTGAAGACGGCATGGCCGAGGACGATTGGGATGGATGGAAATTGCTGACAGAAAGAATTGGTGATAAAGTTCAGTTGGTAGGTGATGATTTGTTTGTAACTAACGTAACCCGTTTACAACAAGGCATTGATACCAATGTGGGTAATTCTATTTTAGTTAAAGTAAACCAAATTGGTTCTTTAACCGAAACCATCAACGCGGTATCATTAGCACAAACTAATGGTTACACCTCGGTAATGAGTCACCGTTCGGGCGAGACTGAAGACAGCACGATTGCCGACCTGGCAGTTGCGCTTAACTGCGGTCAGATCAAAACCGGTTCAGCCTCACGTTCAGACCGGATCGCAAAATACAACCAACTGTTGCGCATTGAGGAAGAATTAGGTGCCAACGCTAAATTTATAGGCAAAGACTTCAAATTTTTGAAGAAGAGATAATTGATTGATTAATGAGTAGTTGATATGTTCAGCTGCCAGTAACGAATAAAAACAATAAAGCCGCTCAATGAGCGGCTTTATTGTTTAGTAATATCGGGTTTCAACAACAGGTGTCAATCTGTAAACTTGTGTACAATAGCAAAAAGGTCTGCTAACTCAAAAGGCTTTTTCAGATAACCATCGGCTAAGCCAGCTTCAGTAACTTCTTTAATATTGCTAACTGCCGATACCATTATTATAGGAATATGACTAGTAGCAGGATTGGTTTTTAACTCCTTACTTAGCTGCTGCCCATTGGCATCACTTTTCCAGTCGGTTAACCAATTATCCAACAGAATAAGACTTGGATTGATCTGCGCAATGTCCTTCAAAATTCTGGCATCTTCTGATGCTATTACTTCGTAGCCATGCTCCTTTAAGGCATAGGTGATGGTATCTCTTATGTCTTTATCATCTTCAATAAGCAGAACTTTCTTAGCCATAACTCGTAGCGGTAAGTAAAATAACGTGATCTATCTAAAAAAATGACTTCAGCTATTATTGAAGCCTCATTAATTCTTAAATAGTAAACAACAATACCCCTGCTTTTTGTTTTACTATGCTACTTAAATACTGCAAATTTTTAAAGGCCAGGGCTTATTACACAAGCCTGGTTAATGTCTTAATTTTGGCAGGTTTGGTTAGCAACACTGGCGATACTCTAACAAAATGTTTATAATGCACAGCTTCCTGGTGCTTCTTTAATGATTCTTCGTCTTCCCACTCTTCTATAATCACATACCGGCAGCGTTCATCATTGTACTGGTACAACTCGTAACTCATACAGCCTTCTTCGCTTAATGATGTTTCAACCAGTTTTTTTAACTCCTGCTCAAATGCTTCCTCCGCATCAGCATGGCAATGCAAAATAGCTATCAGTTTAACACTCATAATTGGTTGGTTATATTACTTAATAACCAATAGCGGCAACAATTTGTTCAGGAATCTTAAAGTAAGCGTAATAAAAAGCTTGTTTTATGCTTCCATATAGCAGGGGCGGCAGCGGGGTTCGTAGCTTTCTTTTTCGCCAAGCAATATCCGGTTACCATCAGCAACCAGCCGGTAAGAGTATAAAGCAGGATTGCCACATTTTACACAAACAGCATGTACTTTGGTAACCGATTCGGCCATGGCCATAATAGCAGGCATGGGGCCAAAAGGCTTGCCTTTATAGTCCATATCTAAACCGGCAACTATAACCCTAACGCCTCTGTTTGCCAGCGCATTACATACGTAGGGTAGCTCATCATCAAAAAACTGGGCTTCATCAATACCAACTACCTGTACATGGCTGCCTAAAAGTAAAATGGCCGATGAGCTTTCAACTGGGGTACAGGGAATGCTGTTCTGGTTGTGAGATACTACCGCGCTTTCATCATAACGGGTATCTGTATTGGGTTTAAAAATCTCCACCTGCAAACGCGCAATTTGTGCACGTCGAAGCCTGCGTATAAGTTCCTCGGTTTTGCCTGAGAACATAGATCCGCATACCACTTCAATACTACCGCCGTGTTCACTGCGCCTTTTAAAAACATCTTCACTAAACAGCATTCCAGAATTTTTTACAGCCGGCTAATATCAGAATTATATCTTACTTTTGAGTGGATACATTTTCAACACCCGGTACATGAAACAGCAGGAGATATTAAGAAAGATAGGCAATATACTGAAAGAGCTGAACGAGCAGTACGAGTATCTGCAAGCAGAAGAAATGCATCAGAACGACTTAGAACTTGAATTATTTGCAGCCAATGCCAAGTTTTTAACCGATCATACCGAAATACTCAGAAAGATTAACATACAGCTACATGATGCAAAATTAAGCCTGCCCGAACATACCGATGATCACGCCACGCTTTTGCTTGAACCAGTAACCACCGAGGACAATGAAATACCCCAGGCTAACGTATTCGAATTGCCTGAAAATACGCCACTACCGCCATTGTCGGAAACAGCGATAAACTATCATTTAAACTCCGAAGAGGATGAACAAGTAAGGCCTGAAGTGACTGAAACATTTACTGCAGCTAACACGGAATCAGCCTGGCAACAGTTGCCTGAAGAAGATAATAACCACCACCATGATGTAGTTATTGAGCATACGCAGGACACTTATGGCTTTTTTAGGCATGAACCAGAAGTAAGCAGCGAACAGCATAGCTTTAGCTTAAGCAGCAGCCATACCGAAGAAGAGCCAACACCAGTACATGTAGATATTACTGAACCAGCTGCCCCCCTGTTTGAAGCGCCTGCAGCAGAAACAGAACCTGCATACACTCCTGAAATACAACAACCCGACGAAGAGGAACCACAGCCCCCGGCCGAACCCGTTAAAGAACCCACTGCGCCTGCACCTGTTGAAGAACCTACGCCACAGCTTGCAACAATACAACAACATGCTTTTGAGCCTATAGCACAGGAGCCTGTAACAACTTATGCACCACCCGTTTTTGAACCAGCTAAGCCCGAGCCTGAGCAGCCTTTAACATTAAATGAGCGGCTATCGGCCCAGTTAAACGGCAGTAAACAAGCATCCACTGGCACATCACATGCTCAATCGGTTACTGATATTAAATCGGCAATTAACCTGAATGATAAGATGCTGTTTGTAAAGGACCTGTTTAATGGCTACAGCCTGGCTTATAGCGAAGCTATTGAATTGCTTAACCGGTGCAAGACGTTTGACGAAGCCGACCGCTTCCTGAAGTCGAACTATGTCGCCAAAAATAATTGGGCCGATAAGCCCGATACGGTAGACAAATTTTACGCAATTCTGCAACGGCGGTTTGCTTCTTAAATTACCGGCAAGCGAGCTTAGTGTTTAAGCCGCGGTGTTTTTTATATTTACATCACACATTTGAATCTGGTTAGAGGTTTATAGTAAAGCAAATGCAACAACTATAAATGATTGTAAATTATACCAACCAGGGATGGGAAGTAATAACACAACGTGCACACGGCTTACTGGCTGCCCAGTTGGCCATGCACTGGAATAAGAAGGAGCGCCCAACGCGCTGGACAGAAACGTTGCTGGCCATTGCCGAGCATGATGATGCCCGCACCGAGCTCGAATCAGACCAATTATTGACCGAACAAGGTGGCCCACTAAATTTTGACATGCAATTGTTCGACCCGGAACATTGCCGGTTAATGGCTAATATATCGCTATCTAAAAGCCGTTATATAGCGCTGCTTACTTCCATGCATATGGTTTTCCTTTTTGAAAAAGAGGCAGACAGTAATCCGTTAGTAAAGCCTTTTTTAAAAGAGCAAGCCCGTTTGCAAAAGCAATGGCGTACCAACTTAGCAATTGATGAACAGGAAACTAGCCGGATATACCGTTTGTTGGAATGGTGCGATGCTTGCTCACTATTGCTTTGCCGCAATGAGGTGCAGCCCGAGAAGCGCAATATTGAAATAAGCCAGGGCCCCTCAAACACCACCTACCACCTACGGCAAAAATCAAATGGGCAATTAACCGTCACCCCTTGGCCATTTGAAGAAGATGAATTTCAAGTAAGGTTGGAAAAAAGAATAATACCTCAATTACACTTTAAAGACAACGAAGATTTTAAGAAGCATTTTGTCTCTGCACCAGTAGAGGAAATAATCTGGGCTTTTAAAATGTAATTCTGTAAAATTTATTTGCAATTATCAAAACCTTAAGTAAATTTAAACATTTGATTATAAACCCATTATCTACAGTTATGAAAAATCAAATTCTAAAATCATGCTTAATTGGCGCCGGCACAATTGTATTGTTTATTATTGATGTTAAATTGTCCTTTGCACAGTCAGACTGTACAGCACGAGCCTTCGGCTTACCAACAGCATTAATGGCTCCCGCCGTAGTTTATGATCCTCAAAGAGAGATGGAAAACTTTTATTTAAATACCTCAGGTAGCAGATATTTGAATGACAATTGGGCAACTGGCAAAATTGTCACAACAGACGGTGATGAGTACAGTAATCTTAATGTGAAGTATGATCTATGGAATGACAAAGTTGAGGTATTAGCAAGCAACAGAAAGGTGGTTCCAAACAACATCGAAAAATTGGTGATTTACACTGATCTTAATAAACCATTAGTTTTCAAAAGTGGTTTTCCGTCAGTAGCTGAATATAATAATCAAACTTTATATCAGGTTTTAACTAATGGAAAAGCTTCTTTATTGAAAAAGCCGGCAAAAAAACTACAGATAGAGAACGCTTATAACAATACTAAGGCAACGCAGTTCAACTCTTTAAATGATTATTACGTTTATAAAGACAGTCAGATGATCAAGTTCTCCAGAAAAAAGAGTGCTATAGCCACAATATTAGCCGACAAACAAAACCAAGTGTTAGCCTATATAGAAAAAAATAGCATTAATTTAAAAGACGACACAGATTTAGAGAAGGTTATAGAGTTTTACAATAAACTGTAAGTTCTGACTGACAGGCATTTGAATAAATCATCTTAAGAGCAATACTTCTTTTAAATGCCCAATACCTGCTTTAACCTGGCATACCCGGCCTTGCTAACCGGAATACGGGTTCCAGATTTCAGGATGGCAACATGTGCATCTTTCTCAAACGGATCAATACGGGTAATTTGCGATAAGTTGATAATGTAAGAACGGTGCACACGGGCAAAATGGCGGGCATCAAGGGTTTGCTCAAAAAAGCTCATCGTCTTGTTCTTTAAAAATGAACCCTCGGGCGTACAAATGCTAACATAATCGTCATCAGCAGCAAGATACTCAATGTCATGCACCGGAATGATCTTTACCTTAGTACCGGTTTTGACCACAATGCGCTCATGCTGCGCTGGTGATTGCGAAGCAGTTTCTAATAAAGCTTCCGTCGGTTTAACAGCAGGCTTAACTGAATTTTGCGCCAGGTACTTCTCTATAGCCTTATTAAAGCGTTCACGACTGAAAGGTTTCAAGAGATAATCTACCGCATGAGTTTCAAAAGCTTTTATAGCGTATTCATCAAATGCAGTGGTAAAAATAACCTGCGGCGGCTGATCCACCAGTTCCAACATTTCAAAGCCGTTTATTTTAGGCATTTGTACATCCAGAAATATCAGGTCGGGCTGGTGTTGCATAATGGCTTTTATACCCTCAAAACCATCGCCGCATTCCTGCAATACCTGTACCTGTTGGTTAAAAGGCTGCAAATATTCCTGCACTACCATGCGGGCTAAAGGTTCGTCATCAATAATCAGTACGCGTGTCATACCTGTGGTATCTTAATCATGATGGTAAATATATCATCATTTTGGTAAGTTTCCACCAGATCATTACGGGCAAATAGTAAGTAAAGCCGGCGCTGAATGCCACGTATGCCAAAACCGGTACCATGCCGCGGCCGAGATGTTTGCGGATCGTAAGGGTTTTGCACCATCACTAACAGGTAGTTATCTTCAGTTTCGGCCCGTACACTGATGGTTACTTCGCCGGTCGTATCATACAAACCAAACTTTATGGCATTTTCAACAATTGGTTGTAAAAGCAGCGGTGGCAACATGGCCTGTCTGCATTTATCGTCACAGCTAATCTCAGTTTGCAAACGGTGGCCAAAACGTACTTTTTCGATATCCAAATACAGATTTAGGTGTTGCAGTTCCTCACTTAAACTTACCTGCTGCTGGTCGTCTTTTTTTAAAGTGCCACGTAAAAAGTCAGACAACTGGTGAATCATTCTCCGCGCCTCATCGGGCTTAAAGCCAATAAGGGCGTTTATAGAATTTAAGCTATTAAACAAGAAGTGGGGTTGTAGCTGCTGGCGCAAATTGTATAGCTCCGCATCACGGGCTAACTGCTCGGCTTCAGTCTTGCGCTTTTCGTTCTCCTTTTGGTCTTGCTGCACGTACCAAACCAAGCTAATCATGGCCATCCAGCCAATAGCCAAAAAGTTAGTGAACAGCCTGATGATCAACGATTGCTTTAAAAAGGCGATGTAAGTATCGCCCACACTTAAAAAGGGCAACGCCCATCTAACAGCCAACGTACAAGCGCCAGCCAGCACAACACACCATATAAACAAATTAATGTAACTGCCTTTGCCGGGCTGGTAATAACGCAGGTTGTTATCAATAAGCCAGCAAGCTGCAGCCAGTGGTACGGCACTTACCATACTATCCAAACCGGCTATATACCAATCGAAGCCGAAACTATGTATAATATAAGTTTGTAAAGCCGCCCAAACCAGGCCACCTATTATAAAGGCCAGGTTCAGTTTTCTAAACAGCGTGGATGATGAGGTCATGCGGGGTCAAAGATTTAAGCTCAACGCTGTTAATTGATAGGCGCGGCTAAAAAGCCAATTATCAATTTTAAAATGGTGTATACGCTAACGATGATTAAATACCAGTTCATGATTCCTGAATTTTAAAGTTTAAAAACTACGAACATCTACACCTGCAAAAATTGAGGTGCCTTTTAATACCAATATCTTGTCAGAACTTTGTGCGGTTGCATTGCCAAAGCGCTTGTCATCAACGCTGGCAAATATGGCTGCCACATCAGATCGTACTTGCCAGTGCGGGGGCACCAAAAGCTTAACACCTCCAAATATTTGCACAATCTCAATCTCTACTATACCGTTAATATCTGCCCGCGTAAAATCCAGCTCGGCACCGCCAAAAATGTTTATTATCTCCCCTCCTTTAAAATCTTTAGAGAGTATGGTCTTTTTTATACCGCCAAAAACAGAAACCGCTTCAATAACATCATCGCCTTTGCCCTGGGTAGTGTACTTTTCCTTAGCAGTAAAATCGCTACCGCCGGTGCCTGCATCAGTCATTTCGGTTGAACCATCCGGCCTTACCACGTAATCTGCCTCAACTGCATTATTAAATTGATCTGCTTTCCACTTCTTTTTGTACGCAGGTGTATGATTACGTTTAACAATAAGCCATAAACCCACGCCAATAATTGCTAATGGCCAGAAAAAAGCCCGTAAATTAAAATCCGGAAGAATACGGCCTGATAAAAAGAATACACCGATACCTACTAATATAAGCCAGGCAGAGCTTTTAAAATTATTCTTGAAGCCAACAAAAAGCCCTATTACTATCAGCAGCATGGGGAAGCTAAACAACCAGCTCGGAAAAAAGAAGTCGGCAAATTGATGGA
Protein-coding sequences here:
- a CDS encoding ABC transporter ATP-binding protein; the protein is MATQPIISVNNLVKQYADFTAVKGISFEVYEGEIFGLLGPNGAGKTTTLEIIETLRSKTSGEVSVDGFSIDKQANQIKQRIGVQLQAAGYYPGLNLTELLELFAGLYGNHINPMDMLAKVALTDKAKAKYKDLSGGQKQRFSIATTLINNPRIIFLDEPTTGLDPQARRNLWELIREIRNARTTVVITTHYMDEAEELCDRVAFIDGGRVIGINTPDSFIDELVATGFERKKTVKQANLEDVFINLTGKEWRE
- a CDS encoding putative quinol monooxygenase, producing MSVKLIAILHCHADAEEAFEQELKKLVETSLSEEGCMSYELYQYNDERCRYVIIEEWEDEESLKKHQEAVHYKHFVRVSPVLLTKPAKIKTLTRLV
- a CDS encoding response regulator: MAKKVLLIEDDKDIRDTITYALKEHGYEVIASEDARILKDIAQINPSLILLDNWLTDWKSDANGQQLSKELKTNPATSHIPIIMVSAVSNIKEVTEAGLADGYLKKPFELADLFAIVHKFTD
- the eno gene encoding phosphopyruvate hydratase, with the protein product MSLIINVHARQILDSRGNPTVEVEVLTENGALGRAAVPSGASTGAHEAVELRDNDKNKYMGKGVLQAVANVNDKLAKELQGMDVFEQNAIDKVMLEIDGTANKGNLGANAILGVSLAVAKAAAQESRQPLYRYIGGVNANTLPIPMMNIVNGGSHSDAPIAFQEFMIMPVGAPSFSEALRWGTEVFHNLKKILHDRGLSTAVGDEGGFAPTFEGTEDGVETILKAIEKAGYKAGEEIFLAFDCAASEFYVDGKYDYTKFEGEKGAIRTSAEQVEYLAQLAEKYPIISIEDGMAEDDWDGWKLLTERIGDKVQLVGDDLFVTNVTRLQQGIDTNVGNSILVKVNQIGSLTETINAVSLAQTNGYTSVMSHRSGETEDSTIADLAVALNCGQIKTGSASRSDRIAKYNQLLRIEEELGANAKFIGKDFKFLKKR
- the rplI gene encoding 50S ribosomal protein L9, with protein sequence MDIILKQDVKNLGEKDEVVKVKAGYGRNFLIPKGFGILATESARKVLAENLKQAQFKQDKIRKDADEVAARLEGVKLTIGAKAGESGKIFGAINTIQVADALKKQGFEVDRRRITFNEDPKFVGEYTAILNLHKEVKVQVPFEVVAE
- the mtgA gene encoding monofunctional biosynthetic peptidoglycan transglycosylase, whose product is MIKRGIGKLIWRFVRLFVIAFIGISFLWVLLYRFVNPPVTWLMMSRGFERKAAGKTWKIDKEWKDFDEISINMKKAAIAGEDQSFLEHNGFDFKAIERAIAKNQKSKKVIGGSTISQQTAKNVFLWSGRSYIRKAFEAYFTMLMELLWSKQRIMEVYLNVIEMGDGIYGAEAAAQNYFHKPAANLTRREAAAIAAIFPSPLKRSATNPTRFIRHRRYLIMKNMRRLGPLDF
- the rpsR gene encoding 30S ribosomal protein S18 — encoded protein: MANDQIQYVTAPKVDDNRKKYCRFKKNGIKYIDYKDANFLLKFINDQGKVLPRRLTGTSLKFQRKVAQAVKRARHIGLLPYVTDSLK
- a CDS encoding DUF2490 domain-containing protein; protein product: MLRQIFITLIVIITAVKTYGQGTNHGLGSWNIITINLPGNTKHRIGGYFEAQNRNYGVVSNFYYHEEKLGVSYNLDDNSFFLIGGGRYTTYGFDAVDEGPSATENRLWEQFTYNHYISRIKMEHRYRIEQRWVNSAYRNRFRYRLNVFIPINKPALDPHTFFAAAFGEVFFNNNQPNLERNRFTPSLGYKFSKEFSFQAGYINQRDYDLASSADKNYLILTATYNILRK
- a CDS encoding ABC transporter permease, whose amino-acid sequence is MNNYSNTRATLAITKASLRSIFRSPSAVVFSLLFPLIFIVIFANVGGGAVSVDVGVAKGCDTTNFVYLALKQSKIINLIHNQDEANMLKNLKKGSIDAVINIKVNGSFTIYPPLSALPQAPIAANRSPFEVSTQYSAASPDKVNILKSVLNSTIYQINTFALSGMPKIVKLQETVVKGREYKYIDFILPGQLGFSLLNIGVFGTAFVFLSLRQTLVIKRFFATPVQRYSIVLGEMLARVAFALLGAIVIIGIGHYAFGFTLVHGAVTVLNMLLLAFIGLVIFMGFGFIISGLAKNETSVPPLSNIITLPQFLLSGTFFSTSAFPTWLQPVSNALPLTHLNNAMRKIAFEGAGLGDVTHQLLILFIWGIVIYAVAVKSFKWE
- a CDS encoding thymidine kinase; its protein translation is MLFSEDVFKRRSEHGGSIEVVCGSMFSGKTEELIRRLRRAQIARLQVEIFKPNTDTRYDESAVVSHNQNSIPCTPVESSSAILLLGSHVQVVGIDEAQFFDDELPYVCNALANRGVRVIVAGLDMDYKGKPFGPMPAIMAMAESVTKVHAVCVKCGNPALYSYRLVADGNRILLGEKESYEPRCRPCYMEA